The proteins below are encoded in one region of Rhododendron vialii isolate Sample 1 chromosome 7a, ASM3025357v1:
- the LOC131334806 gene encoding probable choline kinase 2, which translates to MGSTETRKESVLPEEAKRILQSLASGWGDTIGEDLQVIQLKGAMTNQVYQIKWPIKEEDHRSRKVLVRIYGEGVDVFFDREDEIRTFELVSRHGQGPRLLGRFSNGRIEEFIRARTLSASDLLDPDISALIAAKMKEFHDLDMPGPKKVLLWDRLRKWLNTAKSMCPSEEAEAFRLDALDEEISTLEKTLSQDNQLIGFCHNDLQYGNIMIDEQTKSITIIDYEYSSYNTVAYDIANHFCEMAADYHTETPHILDYTKYPGLEERQRFLRIYLSCSGNQPSDVEIEKLIQDVEKYALASHLLWGLWGIISEHVNEIDFDYMEYARQRLQQYWLRKPELGSSGSSP; encoded by the exons ATGGGTTCGACGGAAACCCGCAAAGAAAGCGTTCTACCAGAAGAGGCGAAAAGAATTCTCCAGTCCCTGGCGTCGGGCTGGGGCGACACGATAGGCGAAGACCTGCAGGTGATCCAGCTCAAGGGTGCCATGACCAACCAGGTGTACCAGATCAAGTGGCCGATAAAGGAAGAGGACCACCGCTCGAGGAAGGTGTTGGTGAGGATTTACGGGGAGGGCGTGGACGTGTTCTTTGATAGGGAGGACGAGATCCGGACGTTCGAGCTCGTCTCGAGGCACGGGCAGGGGCCGAGGCTGTTGGGGAGGTTTTCCAATGGACGTATCGAAGAGTTCATTCGTGCTCGG ACACTATCGGCTTCTGATCTGCTTGACCCAGATATATCTGCCCTGATAGCAGCCAAAATGAAGGAGTTTCATGACCTTGACATGCCCGGTCCGAAGAAAGTTCTCTTGTGGGATAGATTGAG AAAATGGCTTAATACTGCCAAAAGTATGTGTCCCTCCGAAGAAGCTGAGGCCTTCCGCCTAGATGCCCTGGACGAGGAAATATCAACATTGGAAAAGACTCTTTCGCAGGATAATCAACTAATAGGATTCTGCCACAATGATTTACAGTATGGTAACATAATGATCGATGAACAGACCAAGTCAATAACCATAATT GACTACGAGTATTCAAGTTACAACACTGTTGCCTATGACATAGCAAATCACTTTTGTGAGATGGCTGCTGATTACCATACTGAAACACCTCATATTTTGGACTACACCAAATATCCTG GTTTGGAGGAGCGCCAAAGATTCCTGCGTATTTATCTGAGTTGTTCAG GTAATCAACCTAGTGATGTAGAAATCGAGAAGCTTATTCAAGATGTTGAGAAGTATGCTCTGGCAAGCCATCTGCTATGGGGATTATGGGGAATAATATCG GAGCACGTTAATGAAATTGACTTTGATTACATGGAGTACGCAAGGCAAAGGCTTCAACAGTACTGGCTAAGGAAGCCTGAGTTGGGTTCTTCTGGATCTTCCCCCTGA
- the LOC131334816 gene encoding putative RING-H2 finger protein ATL69, with protein sequence MLFIYHTLLLSHKNPNYLFQLSLDLMSTADPPLQSAGGVGLGYGIAIAVTILVLISTIMLASYACVRVKSGSRIPTTTARNRQHPPNPSPATPPEPTTVVVLGLDKPVIESYYPKTVLGESRRLPRPDDGPCCICLSEYRARDTIRWVPECNHCFHVDCIDEWLRMSATCPVCRTSPAPSPAPSPLATPLSELVPLAFHIR encoded by the coding sequence ATGTTATTCATTTATCACACTCTCTTGCTATCCCATAAAAATCCCAACTACTTGTTTCAACTCTCTCTCGATCTCATGTCCACCGCCGACCCACCTCTACAATCCGCCGGCGGCGTCGGCCTCGGCTACGGCATCGCCATCGCTGTCACCATCCTCGTCCTCATCTCCACCATCATGCTCGCCTCCTACGCCTGCGTCCGCGTCAAATCCGGCAGCAGaatccccaccaccaccgcccgCAACCGCCAACACCCCCCCAACCCAAGCCCCGCCACACCGCCCGAGCCCACGACCGTGGTCGTGCTGGGCCTGGACAAGCCCGTCATCGAGTCCTACTACCCGAAGACCGTGCTGGGCGAGAGCCGGCGCCTGCCCAGGCCCGACGACGGCCCGTGCTGCATTTGCCTGTCGGAGTACAGGGCTAGAGATACGATACGGTGGGTTCCGGAGTGCAACCACTGCTTCCACGTCGATTGCATCGATGAGTGGCTCCGGATGAGCGCCACGTGTCCCGTCTGCCGGACCTCCCCTGCTCCGTCGCCGGCTCCCAGCCCGCTGGCGACCCCGCTGTCTGAGCTGGTACCTCTGGCCTTTCACATCCGATGA